Proteins encoded within one genomic window of Erinaceus europaeus chromosome 13, mEriEur2.1, whole genome shotgun sequence:
- the ATP5IF1 gene encoding ATPase inhibitor, mitochondrial, which yields MAVSAVVAARMRLHVWGATALRARGFSSDQPSSHDSSSGSIREAGGAFGKREQAEEERYFRARTKEQLLALKKHHEDEIGHHVKEIERLQKEIERHKQRIKSLKRHDDDD from the exons ATGGCAGTCTCGGCGGTGGTGGCGGCGCGGATGCGGCTGCATGTGTGGGGGGCCACGGCGCTGCGAGCCCGAGGCTTCAGCTCTGACCAG CCGAGCAGCCACGACTCCAGTTCAGGCTCAATCCGAGAGGCCGGTGGGGCCTTCGGGAAGAGGGAGCAAGCTGAAGAGGAACGTTACTTCCG AGCACGAACTAAGGAACAGCTGTTAGCCTTGAAGAAACACCATGAAGATGAAATTGGCCATCATGTGAAAGAAATTGAGCGtcttcagaaagaaattgaacggCATAAGCAGAGGATCAAGAGTCTAAAACGCCACGATGATGATGATTAA